Genomic DNA from Salvia miltiorrhiza cultivar Shanhuang (shh) chromosome 1, IMPLAD_Smil_shh, whole genome shotgun sequence:
ttaactgcacatgatatcaaacatcacactaatctatattaatttaatttatcctacctataaacccatatgaAACAGGCCCTAAGAGTAGTAAGAGTATATTATTGTTTGTTGATTTTACAATAATATGTGTTTTCcattataataaaatacaaaattaaccTTTAAAGAGATTATGCATTTTTTAGGgtaaattgtaattttaatttggcATCTTCAATTTCACTAAGTGAAATTGAATATGATGGGTGCAAATTTAGATAATGTACATTATTTCTTATAGtaattactttttatggaaTTTTAGTTGAATCATATACAAATTCAAATTTGCAGACGAATTTTGTATTAGTGGGCTCTTTATTACCAAGTCTTTTGTATGAGTTCTCTTTATTTAAAATAGCTATTGATCcgattatattttttaatacaattatttatATCAACAATATTGggtatgattttattttatactcccccCATCTCATTAAATATAGCTCACGTGTAAATTGGTTATAAATAATAAGACTCATaatttttcaataattaaatattaacttTTATAAAAATGAGTTATCTTTAATAGAACGATCCAAAATGAAAAGTAAACAATTTTTAATAGACCTGAAGGAATACTATATaatgttattatatttttattccgTGCATAGGTATAATACTAGTTAAAACGGAAACCGGCTTCAGAAAGTTGTCATGTAAGCACTTAAGTGAGGAACTGCTTTCCTCttgtcaattttaatttttttatgatttacaACTCATAAAACACCCACATTAGATGACTCAGAGCTATTAATCGAAGGAGAAGTGTATTATCAATTGAATTTCACATAGCCACTAATTGAGGAGTTGCAAATATAGAGGAAACATGGAAAATGGTGAATGTTTGGAAATCTAGTTTCTAGGGGCCTGTACTGACTGAGAAGTTGCTACAATTTGAGCAGTGATATTGGCATACTGGATAGCTGTGTGCTGCATCCCGTACTGATCCGGGAGGCCGTATTCTGCAAAGTTTGGTTCGTTGTGTACAAAATGACCCGGTAACGATCTTTTTGAGAGGGCTTCTTGCCAAAGTTCAAAGAAATCGCCCATGATTTCGCGTGATTTCTCCCACGATGAAATCGGTACATACTCCATCTGCAACAAAAATCACCAGATCCTCAAGCTATGCTTCACCTTCAATAAAATCAAGCACTCCTCATGATAATGGCAGTTATATGCAAGCAGTTCTGGTTCTTCTATCGAATGTAACTTGCTAAGGGTAATCGAAAAGGAGAGAGCTGAAGACTTAGCATAGAGGGAAAAGATAGAAATGCTCAATCTTAAAATGCAGTACTATGAGTTTCCCTTCCAAAATAGAAACTCTTTAGTTCAAGTTAACTTTAGGTTATTAAAGGAACTGCATGCTGAATCTCAAATTTTTTTACCTGAAACTCACCCATTCTGTAATTAGTTTTGACCCCTGTACTAAGAATGTCATTTGAATGAAAAGTAAAAGGGGACATAGATGTTATTACTATTCTCTTTCCTCCATTCAATTCCTCAAACTTTAAAAGTAGAAACGAGAAGCATGTATGCTCCTCATCAGCAATCAACATATCAGAAATAGAGACTCGTGCAATCATGCAGAGACCAATCACAGCATATTGACATCAGTTCTGCTCTAATATATACCACTATTAATGATTTTTAAAGTCAAACTTCTCCAAGAATGCACAACATCTATCACCTTCTTGAGTAGTAGTGTTAAATTTTTGTGATCGGGGCAAAGTTCCTGGGTGATAACAAACTCTGACGAGTATGGATATTCCATgagttttttgttttaatttttaacttcATAATGGTTTTGAACTAACTGCATCCTTCAATAGGCTAAGGCAGGAGTTACTTTGCCTAGGTGTAACTAACCTCTTGTTTCATCTTGTTTTCATTACATTCTATTCAACTGAAATTTGCAAACAAATAACTGCACAGTACTAGAATCCCAGTGGTCTATAATCATACAACCTAGATCTATTACAGGTCGTGTaaacatataaatttaaattaggCTAAAAAGGTTCTACAAGAGAGCCAATTACCTCCATAACTATGCCCCTCAAATTCTCCGAGTTCATTGGGACAACCTTCCCTACTCGCAACTGAAAGTCGCCAAGTTGATATTGGTTTCCCTGCACTAATTTAAACATTCATTGAACAACTAATATAAAAGGAAACATGAATTTTGCTTTCAGTTCTTCCCATTTCTCAAGCTTCAGCTCAACTCAACTGAGAAGACAAAAGTTTATGAaccaataaatatataaacagAACAACAGGCATATCTACAAAACCACTAACCTCAAAATTAAGAGCAACTCGTGTTTTATAAGATTGTAGTTTCTCCATTATCATCTGAATACTCGACTCCGCCTCCACTACAAGACGCTGCCCTCTAATTACTAAGAAATATTTGCCGGGCTGCTCCGCAAGCGAAATCCCCACAAAATCACGAGGAAAGTCATTCGCAATAGCTTGTTCTTCAGCATCACCATagaaaaataaagtaaataatttttAGGGATTAGGGTTTAAGGAAGTAAAAGGACGTTTAATTCAGTGAATAAATTGCAGATCGAACCGCGACAACACCAAATTCGACTAACTGTAGAGCTTAAAACACTTAAAATACAACAAATAGTGCTCGAAATTGGACGTCGGAACCTATAACGAAATAGAATGCGCACTAAAAGTGAGTGAGATACCTCTGACCATGGCTTTGTAGAAACTGAGAGTGGTTTTCCAGCGCCCTTCTTTAACGCCATTGATGCTCTCAGCGCACTGAGACACTTCTGAGAGGATTTGGGTGTTCACCGTCGTGCCCGGGTTGGGCTGCCAGTGCAAAATCCTGCACGAATCAACACTTCGTTACGCAGTTATACGCAGATTCGTTTACAATTAAATCGAATTCGAGCAACAGAAAACGGGGATTAAGGCTCCTAATAAGTAATATTTCCATTCCCGATTTACCATTTGATGGGCATAGTGTCGACGAATCGAAGCTCGTTGAAGGGTGAATAAATTTGAAAATCCTGAAATACTCCAGCAACGcaattctttatatatatatatatggttgcattCCTCAAGAACACACGCCTATATAGAGTCCTTAGTCTCAATTTTGTTCGTTAGATAGTAATCAATCAATGGTCCAGATTATAAGacgtattaattattttaatacattttaattttgattttaatgaattttatattCGCAGGgttaaaaaagtaaaattattaTGAATGTATATTGGAAACCAATATAGTATCCCACTAATCACGCATCTACCGAAtctatatgtttttttttagaaCAACCGAATCTATATGTTATTTTCGTTCGTTGATTGATTTGCAGTATAGATATTTCGTTCATTTTGATACCCCTTATATCGCCGATCAGTTCTTTAAAATCACTAATCCCTCTAAACCCATTGTGTTTTCGAAAACGCAGTGAATCGCATAAAAATCATTAGTTATAAACTCAAGGTTAGTGACTTTCATAGACGATGAAAACAGAAATCTCAATTAAAAAAATCCAAATCTTGTTCACTTGTCATCCTTTTGTTCATTGCTTGGTATGTAATGCTTTCAATGTTTGCTTATGTTATTACAGTGAAATTTTTTTTCCTATAAGAAATAAGTTATACCAAAAAAATGTCCAACATTTTGTATTATTTGAAATCGTGATCCGTCTTAGGTTTTATACATTCAAATATTTTTGACATGCATTATATAGGTTATGAACGACAGAACCCATGTTCATTAAATTTTTAGATTCATTTGTAGTTTAACATGCATTATAAAGGTTATGAACGATAGAACGCATGTTCGTTAATTTTTTGAAGATGAACATTCAAATATTCCAAACGTATTATATCATTAGTTTGAAGATGAACATTTTATGTCCTAAACTTTACCTTTTATATTTCCGAACTCGACCACCAAAAATATTGAAACCGACAGAATCTCATGAATGATTAAATAAGTATGGTGTTGGGTTCGACGCATAAATTTTTCATACAAGTTCCAAGAATGAAAGTATATAGACAAATAATATTTCAtacatttagttttaaaataagTGAATACCTTTAACCGTTGAGCCGTTGAGGAGATTTACATTGGTTCAATATATATGGTGGTTGGGTTCGACGCATAAATTTTACACGTTCGACCACTATTTTGCTCATGTTAAGAATACTGATATGGTAAGTTtggaatattaaaaattaataaaacaaaattaattttcatttaaaaagaaaatataatatgatGTTTATTGAcctaaaaaatattatagttaTTATAATATCAACAagtttataaattatgaatttcctATATTTAAGCCCAATCAATTGACATAGTGTATTTTAAGGGTATAGATACAAGATATATTCGAATCATTGATTTTAGAAAGTTCAAATTATGTTATAAAAGTATATAGACAAATATTATTTCAtacatttagttttaaaataagTGAATACCTTTAATCGTTCAGGAAATTTACATTGGTTCAATAAGTATGGTGGTTGGGTTCGACGCATATTTTTGACAAGTTCGACCACTAGTATGCTCATGTTTTGGATACTTCTATGATAAGTTtggaatatttaaaattaagggaattaattaattttcattttaaaagtaaatataataTGATGTTTTTggacatttaaaatattatatatattataatatcagcaaggttataaattatgaatttcctATATCCAAGTCCAAGCAACTGATAtagtttattttaataaagttattGATAACTACAAGTTCCAAAAATGAAAGTATATAGACAAATATTATTTCATACAATTAGTTTTAAAATAAGTGAATACATTTAATCGTTCAGGAGATTTACGTTGGTTCAATAAGTATGGTGGTTGGGTTCGACGCATATTTTGACAAGTTCGACCACTACAATGCTCATGTTCGGGATACTTATATGATGAGTTtggaatatttaaaattaagataattaattaatttcatattaaaagtaaatataataTGATGTTTATggacatttaaaatattatatatattataatatcagcaatgttataaattatgaatttcctATATCCAAGTCCAAGCAACTGAGAtagtttattttaataaagtttTGATAACTAAGAGTTCCAAGAATGAAAGTATATAGACAAATAATATTTCATACatttagatttaaaataagtaaataCCTTTAATCATTCAGGAAATTTACGTTAGTTCAATATGTATGGTGGTTGGGTTCGACTCATAAATTTACAAGTTCGATCAATCTTATATATGCTCATGTTCGGGATACTGATATAGTAAGTTtggaatattaaaaataaagataataaaattaattttcatttaaaaagaaaatataatatgatgtgtatggaaatttaaaatattatatatattataatatcagaaaggttataaattatgaatttcctATATTCAAGTCCAAGAAATTGAAATAGTGtattttaataaagttattGATAACTACAAGTTCCAAGAATAAAAGTATATAGACAAATAATATTTCAtacatttagttttaaaataagTGAATACCTTTAACCGTTGATAAGGAGATTTACATTGGTTCAATATGTATGGTGGTTGGGTTCGACGCATAAATTTTACACGTTCGACCACTATTTTGCTCATGTTCGGGATACTAATATGGCAAGTTtggaatattaaaattaataaaacaaaattaattttctttaaaaagaaaatataatatgatGTTTATTGACcttaaaaatattatagttATTATAATATCAACAagtttataaattatgaatttcctATATTTAAGCCCAATCAATTGATAtagtttattttaataaagttattGATAACTACAAGTTCCAAGAATGAAAGTATATAGACAAATGATATTTCATACatttagatttaaaataagtaaataCCTTTAATCGTTCAGGAGATTTCTTATGGTTCAATATGTATGGTGGTTGGGTTCGACGCATAAATTTACAAGTTCGACCACTAGTTTGCTCATGTTCGGGATATTTATATGATAAGCTtggaa
This window encodes:
- the LOC130987409 gene encoding mediator of RNA polymerase II transcription subunit 20a-like, which gives rise to MPIKWILHWQPNPGTTVNTQILSEVSQCAESINGVKEGRWKTTLSFYKAMVREQAIANDFPRDFVGISLAEQPGKYFLVIRGQRLVVEAESSIQMIMEKLQSYKTRVALNFEGNQYQLGDFQLRVGKVVPMNSENLRGIVMEMEYVPISSWEKSREIMGDFFELWQEALSKRSLPGHFVHNEPNFAEYGLPDQYGMQHTAIQYANITAQIVATSQSVQAPRN